ATAGATAAAACATTCAGGCCGTCAGCCTATCGCAGACTGGCGACCTGAACGTAAACGATTGCGCAGTTAGTCTAATTTTACGCCGATACGGTGCGCAACTTCTTCATACGCTTCAATCAAACCACCGAGGCTCTGACGGAAACGGTCTTTATCCATTTTGTTCAGCGTTTCTTTGTCCCACAGGCGGCTACCGTCTGGTGAGAACTCATCGCCCAGCACGATTTCACCTTTGAACAGACCGAACTCCAGCTTGAAATCGACCAGAATCAGCCCGGCGTCGCCAAACAGTTTGCTCAGCACGTCGTTCGCCTTGTAGCTCAGCTCTTTCATGCGAGCCAGATTCTCTTCATTCACCCAGCCGAACGTCTTGCAGTAAGATTCGTTCACCATCGGGTCATGCATCTCATCGTTTTTCAGGAACAGATCGAACAACGGCGGGTTCAGCTCGATGCCTTCTTCGATACCCAGACGTTTTACCAGCGATCCCGCCGCGCGGTTGCGCACGACACACTCGACCGGCACCATGTCCAGCTTTTTCACCAGCACTTCATTGTCAGACAGCAGGCTCACCATTTGCGTTGGGATTCCAGCTTCTTCCAGTTTGCTCATGATGAAATGGTTGAATTTGTTATTCACCATTCCTTTACGGTCAAACTGCTCAATGCGTGCACCGTCTCCTGCTGATGTATCATTGCGGAACTCCAGCACCAGTAGATCGGGATCTTCGGTGGTGTAGACGGTTTTCGCCTTTCCACGATACAGCTCAGCTAGCTTTTGCATCTTTAATTACTCCACACAGTGAGGGTCAACAAGTACGACCCGATATTTAACGCTTCCCCGAACGGTTGCCGATAGCGCCCGTCAATTCGGGTAGAGATTGTTGAATGAAGAAGGGCCGGATAATCCGACCCTTGGTTTATTTATGCGTTATTTACTGAACGCCGCCTGGAATACGGCCACCAGTGCATCGTTCTGAGACTGGGTTAGCGTATGCCCTTTGGAGTCGATAAATTGCAGACTGCTGCGGTTATCTAAATCGCCGACCTGCAATTTGTAATCGCCGTTAGGCAGTTCAGGATTTTTCGCACCCAGGTCATCCCAGGTTCCGCCGCTCGGCGCACGATACGTCACGGAGACAGAACCCTGCGGACGGCTGCGATCGTTAACCTTCATGCCGATTTTGTCCAACGCGACAGGCAGACGATCCCACACCACGGTATACGGGCCGCGCACAATCAACAGTGGCAGACCAGTGTCATCCGCCCCGCTCTGCACATCCAGCGAACCAATGGTGCGGTTTGCCAGTGCGTTTTCGCGTGCGGTTGCCTGAGAATCCAGACCATTGCTAAGCGCATTCAGCATCAAGCCGGTGTATCGCTGGGCCTGATCGCCCGCTGTCACCGGCTGACCGTTCAGCTGTAATCCCAGCAGTTTCACGACCAGTGCGACCTGATAACCCTGCTGCTGCACGGAAATCTGATAACGTCCTTGATACGGAACGTCTTCATCTTCACGCGGCCATGAGATCCAATCAGTCGTCAGCGTTTGGCTGGCATCCTGACGGCTGGCAATGGTGAACGCTTTGTCTTGCAACACGCGGATAACCTGAGAC
This genomic interval from Pectobacterium aquaticum contains the following:
- the purC gene encoding phosphoribosylaminoimidazolesuccinocarboxamide synthase → MQKLAELYRGKAKTVYTTEDPDLLVLEFRNDTSAGDGARIEQFDRKGMVNNKFNHFIMSKLEEAGIPTQMVSLLSDNEVLVKKLDMVPVECVVRNRAAGSLVKRLGIEEGIELNPPLFDLFLKNDEMHDPMVNESYCKTFGWVNEENLARMKELSYKANDVLSKLFGDAGLILVDFKLEFGLFKGEIVLGDEFSPDGSRLWDKETLNKMDKDRFRQSLGGLIEAYEEVAHRIGVKLD
- the bamC gene encoding outer membrane protein assembly factor BamC, yielding MSYSLQKSMVAKVVGISLVMLLAACSSDQRYKRQVSGDESYLKAPALHALNTPAGMILPVQNGDYDIPPVTLNGAVGKELDIRPPVQPLALLNGSRTQISGDTATLLLENSAQNSQLWSQVIRVLQDKAFTIASRQDASQTLTTDWISWPREDEDVPYQGRYQISVQQQGYQVALVVKLLGLQLNGQPVTAGDQAQRYTGLMLNALSNGLDSQATARENALANRTIGSLDVQSGADDTGLPLLIVRGPYTVVWDRLPVALDKIGMKVNDRSRPQGSVSVTYRAPSGGTWDDLGAKNPELPNGDYKLQVGDLDNRSSLQFIDSKGHTLTQSQNDALVAVFQAAFSK